The DNA window TCGGCGGCAAGATTTATCAGCCTGAGAGAATTTACAAATATTTTAGCTAATTTCAATTTTTAAGCATAGCCTCCATGTTCGGATACGGATTGCCGCAGGAATGTGCCTCTGTGCAGCGTCCCTGCGTGACACAGGACGGACCCGCAAGCGTAAAGAGCTGCGGTGCCGCTTCTTTGGCAAGCACGCACATCTGACGCGCCACCTCACGGATTTCCCACTGAGCACGCTTGCAAAGGCGCAGGGCAAAGAAATGGTGAAGCTCGCGCGCGTTCATTGTAACGACTATGCGCGTCTCCATGCCGTGAGGAAGAATAAAGCGCGCGTCTTCCTTGGCAACGCCGAGAGCAACAAGCTTTTCATAACATTCGGCAGCCGCCTTCGTCTGCTTTTCAAACAGCTCAGCAGCTTCGGGAATTGCCTTGATGCTTTCCGGAACTATGCAAAATTGCCCTTCCATGCCTACGTAGCGCTGACTCTGCTGCGAAAAACTCGCAACCCGGTGGCGCACAAGCTGGTGTGTTGCCACACGGCTCAGCCCTTCTATCGCAAAAGTGAAACTTGCGTGCTCAAAAGGCGACGCGTGGCCTGATTTGCGCAGACCGTTAAGAAAGCCTGTTATTTTTTCAGAGTCCAAATCTTCAAACAGCTCCGCTGCGGTTGACGGACTGTAGCAGAGCTTGGCCGCCGCCGCCACCACCTTGGCGGCTTCGGGCGTAGAGGCAAGCAGCTTCACGTAAATTGCCATAGCGACACTCCCTTTGCAATCGTATTAACGCATATAGTATAGCAAAAAACAGACTAAAAAAACAGGGGAGAGCCTATGCTCTCCCCTGCGGATTTCGAAACTATTTGCTTTCTTCCGTGTTTCTCTGTCCGTAATTGACACCTGCATAGCGCTGGCGGAATTTCTCAAGGCGTCCTGCTTCAACGACTCTGCCCTTTTTGCCCGTGTAGAACGGATGGCAGGCGCTGCAGATTGAAACTCTCATATCGCCTATCGTTGAACGTGTTTCAAACGTATTGCCGCACGCACAGGTAACCGTGCATTTTTCATATTTGGGATGGATGTCCTTCTTCATCTCTGTTACACCTCCGGAACTTTGTTACCAACATACAGTCAGAGATTATATCGTGCTTTTTAAAAAAAAGCAACAACTTTTTTTGTGGTTATGCGACCACCGGCGTCAGCAGCGTTACAGCGTTGTATA is part of the Candidatus Equadaptatus faecalis genome and encodes:
- a CDS encoding FAD-dependent thymidylate synthase, giving the protein MAIYVKLLASTPEAAKVVAAAAKLCYSPSTAAELFEDLDSEKITGFLNGLRKSGHASPFEHASFTFAIEGLSRVATHQLVRHRVASFSQQSQRYVGMEGQFCIVPESIKAIPEAAELFEKQTKAAAECYEKLVALGVAKEDARFILPHGMETRIVVTMNARELHHFFALRLCKRAQWEIREVARQMCVLAKEAAPQLFTLAGPSCVTQGRCTEAHSCGNPYPNMEAMLKN
- the rpmE gene encoding 50S ribosomal protein L31, whose translation is MKKDIHPKYEKCTVTCACGNTFETRSTIGDMRVSICSACHPFYTGKKGRVVEAGRLEKFRQRYAGVNYGQRNTEESK